The genomic segment CGACGACGAGTGGGAGTGCGTCAACGGCTTGATtgcggcggagaagaacgacgcgAACGAGACGCCGGTCGCGGAGTGCGGCCACCCGTCTGTGGGATCGTATGGAAACAGGTTCCACCCTTCGTCTCAGCCGTTTCGGGAGCGGGGAGAGGAGGGGGGAGACGTGGAGTCACACACAGGCAAGTACGGCTACTTCTGCGGCTCCGCACCATCGACGAAAGTGTCGTTTTCGACTGCGTCTCTCGAAACTCTTGCGAGTCCCTCGGCTGCGAACGGCCGAGGTGCAGGCGGCTGCGGAGTTGGGAAGTCAGGGTCTTCGACGCCGTCTGTCGTTCGCACCGCTGAAACTCGCAGCGCCTCTGCGGGCCACCCTGCGTGTCGAGAAGGGAGCGGCGAGGCCACACAGGCCTCCCCcgcggtcttcttctcccccgcCCAGGCGACGGGCTGCTGTCGCCAGGACCATGAAGCCGTGGAGCCCAACGCGGGACCGGCTCTCCAAGACAGGCTCCGAGTGGAGACGGCGGGACgcgacagggaagaagcCGCGACTCGCGAGGCTCGGCGCGTGACTGTCCAGACGCGGAGTTCGAGCGACCGGAGTcgcgacggcgaagaacgCGTCATGGAAGTGCTGGAGGTCTGCTCCTCGCGGTTGGTCGGGTCGACGCAACCTGCCTGCACGCAGGCGACTTCAGCTGCAAGTGCAGCGGCCGTCGTGGTCCCGGGGACAAGTGCACCGGCGGCGTCTAAGGACCGGATGCAGCACCCGGCTGATGCGAGCGGCAGCGCGCGACGCGAAGGCGGAGCCGCGACAACGGCGTCGAGGCAGGCTTGCCTGACGCCCTCCGGAGACGGCACTTCCTCGGCATCGACGGCCTCGGGCGCGAGCGGCGGAACTGCCCAGTCCAGCGTCTCTTCGTGTCTAACTCCTTCGCAGTCTGTCCACTCGTCCCCAGATGTCTCCatggaggaggagacagccgggGGGCGTCTCAGCGCGACCGCGACACGAGCCACTCAGCCGGCGAGTCTGTCGACCGCGCCCCGCCTCGCCCGTTCGTTCGCCGCCGCCGCGCATCCGCCGCCGGCCCGACCCTGCGGCCAGAAGACAGCCACAGATGCAGGTAGGCAAAGTCAGAGAAAACTGGGAAAAGGATTTAGGATTCGAGAAAGGAATTGGGCGCAGATCGAGCGCCATCGAGGATCGACAGAGGGCGTCTCTGCGGTGGGTTGGCGGAGCTTCCAAGTTTTAAGGGGGTCGACTGTTGGACTCTACTAGGGACGGTTTTCCAGCGTGACAGGACATCTGCAGTGGAGATACTCTCAACACGTGAAGTCGTCGTGTCGCGTCCTGAGTCTTTAGAGGCACAGGTGAAACCCAGACATTTCAACCGAGCAGTCGATGTATACAAGATGAAGTGGTGAATCCCGACGAAGGTGTGGTTTCCGGCCCGTGGGTGTCTGTCACCTTCGACTAGCAGAGTGGCTATTTTATGGTAGATGTTTATCCGTGAATGACCAACTAAAAAGATGTGCAGCCGTTTCGCCTCTGCTCTGTATAGCTCTGTGAACCgtgtgtatgtgcatatgcGTTCTGTGGGAGTGTTTCGGTGTGCCTCCGCAGGAGCTTCACAAGGAGACGTGGAAGATGACGCAGCCGGAAAGGCGAAAAGGGCACCCGCAGAGGAGACTGGCGCGGACCAAGACAAAAGCGAGTTGGAGAGAGTGAAACCTCGCGACGGTGGACATGTCCACTGGATCGAGGCTTCCGACTTCGCGGGTGGCCGCGCCGAATTCCTCGCCTTGGGCGGCGGGGCCGCGCCTCATGGCATCGCGTCCTGTCGGAAAGGCAGCGAGCACGAGGCTCCAACGACGAGCTTCAACGTAGGActttcgtcgctgtctgctgGTCTTGCTCCAGCAGGCGCGAGCAGAGGGCTAtgcttctccttcggtcCGTGCTcgtgaaagagagagggggaggcggagacagccggGGAAATGCTCTCTTACAGCATCCTACATCGGTGTTCATGGTTGTTGAAAAGCGGTGGAAGCCAGCGAAGCTGGAGACGCCGGGGCGCCGCTGAAAACGGGACGCAAAGCGGCCTCGCgaaagcgaagcgagaggacgAAGTCGAGGTGGGAGGAAAAAAAGGTGCGGTGTTGGGACGACGAGCGACTCACAGAACTCGTGTTCAAGACGGGAGTGAGTGCCGTCGACATTTTTCTCGTGTTTGTGTTTGGCCGTGTAAAGGACGCGAACAATCAGAAAGCTCGCAGCAGTTGTGGCGTTGCTCCGGCGGGAGTTGTGGGAGGGCAGCGAGAGGGCCGCGGCAACTGTCGGCTGTGGGATAGAAACCGATCACCCCAAGAGCAATGGATGAAAGAGTCTCTCTTTAGGAGCTTGCGCAAAAGCCGGAGAGAAGTCTGTTTATAGAAGTTCAAGGTGTTGACCTGACGGCGGTCTGGATGGACAGGGTGAGACGCGGAGCCAGCGACCCTCCGTGCACAACGGCAGGTGTAGGGATCCGTGACACTTTTCACTGTGTCGCGCAAGTCGAGATTTCGCCAGCTTCAGTTTCTTTGACGTTCATCATGCGTTCCGTTTGTTTGTGTAACTATGTCTCGTGtgtcgcatgcactcaaCGCACTCGTGTAGATGCATCTGTGCACGATCAACCACTGGGGAAAGGCTGGCTTGGGCCTTGTTCTGAGTTGCGGCCGCCTGCGGAACTGGACGGCAGAAAATCGAACGGGTGTCTGCGGACGGCGTTCGCGTCGTGTCTAGAGAGCCAAAGACGGCTAAGAGGGCGAAAGTGCGGATGGCCGGGGGGCGGAGGGGACGGATGGCTGTTCTCTGTGTTGTGAGACGACCAAGGGTGATTTTTTTGTGCATTTGTTTGCAAATGCATGCGGTCACCTGGCTACGCT from the Toxoplasma gondii ME49 chromosome IX, whole genome shotgun sequence genome contains:
- a CDS encoding cyclin2 related protein (encoded by transcript TGME49_267580), with the protein product MDGEGRQEGAGAQADGGSSYASGREQGYTSVSTYDRQMGAEACSTDDSFVPSLATVLHHLVSISPPGLGEITSFHAIKEPQISIHDYLDRIAKYFGCSNECFVLSLVYIDRIIKLHRNFNVSILNIHRLLITSVMLAAKFFDDVYYSNKHYARVGGVRTREMNLLETQFLTLINYHLYVSPQEYDQYRRNVLAAVHYARHLTPSPLASNRLSSSQSSTSTASSSVSQAANALGNNGACAPSQALTNAERDPTSALSDSGAGGSASGASASVGENRSDYYAYGAETARAPPASRERSLRTESSASSSARSRDAGCLDSRSQRRWASQDAESERRSSTVCAAASSRDAELANDAVSARRQSRGSSSAVGTQDVEHEMEDDDEDTEFAEEGVAYGDGNQVWVDDLNAEEELYGEAGCVQDFAGARPDDEWECVNGLIAAEKNDANETPVAECGHPSVGSYGNRFHPSSQPFRERGEEGGDVESHTGKYGYFCGSAPSTKVSFSTASLETLASPSAANGRGAGGCGVGKSGSSTPSVVRTAETRSASAGHPACREGSGEATQASPAVFFSPAQATGCCRQDHEAVEPNAGPALQDRLRVETAGRDREEAATREARRVTVQTRSSSDRSRDGEERVMEVLEVCSSRLVGSTQPACTQATSAASAAAVVVPGTSAPAASKDRMQHPADASGSARREGGAATTASRQACLTPSGDGTSSASTASGASGGTAQSSVSSCLTPSQSVHSSPDVSMEEETAGGRLSATATRATQPASLSTAPRLARSFAAAAHPPPARPCGQKTATDAGASQGDVEDDAAGKAKRAPAEETGADQDKSELERVKPRDGGHVHWIEASDFAGGRAEFLALGGGAAPHGIASCRKGSEHEAPTTSFNVGLSSLSAGLAPAGASRGLCFSFGPCS